A region of the Mesotoga infera genome:
GATTTCCGGGAGTGACTTTCGGTAGCCGGCGTGATCTATCGAATATAGAGGGATCTCCACTCCCTCTATCTGTAAGGCGAGTCCTATTTTCGATGTACCGAAGTCAATTCCAAGTTTAATCATAGAAGGATCTTACCGGATTATCAACGAAGTAACTTGTGAGCAGGACCTCAATTTTTGCCAGCAACAGGAGTTCCGAACTTACGTCAAGGTCTCTGGAGGCGACTGCAATCGAAAGAGAGCATCCAGTGAATAGACTCGGTGGTGTTGGAAAAACCTTCGCCTGCAAGCCAGCACTTCTAAGGAGTGAGATGGCTTCAAGGATGTCTTTTTGCGAAACAACGACTAAAGCATCCAGTTGCCGAGTATCAACCAACTTTCAGCACCTCTTCCGCATTCGTAAGACTCCTTAGCAAACCTCTTGTGGTCATGGTTGAGAGTTTGGTTGCAAACCATCTCGTCATTCTCTTCTCAGCAACACCCTCTCTGTATCTCAGGGTCTTCTTGACCTGAGAAGTATCAAGATCCGATCCTGAGCTGCTATGCCATACGCCGCTTTCTACGCTTAGCAGATTCATCTCCTCCAGCATTGACAAAAAGACTTTCGAAATCCCATCTTCAAAGCTGAGCGCCTTTCTTATATCTCTTTCTGAAGCCGGCAGAACATCCTTCAAATCCTGGTATACAGCTTCCAGTTCTTCGACTGTGGGAAACAACCTGTCCATTTCATTCGTATTGGAAATAAGATCTGCCTTATTGAAAGACAAATTCAGAAACAACTCAGAATCCTCGCCGGGTCTTGTTGATACGGAATCAATAACCTCCAGAAAGTTCCTCGGTGCGCTGTAGAAAACGATATTCGAGTTGCCCAACGTGACACCGAGGCCGTCGCTTGAAGGAGTCATTATCAAAACTCTTATCTTCTGTCTTTCAACCAAAGAATAGATAACAGATCTCTGAAAATCCTTAAGAAGATAATTGTAAAAAATCAGCTCGCCGTTCTGAAGAGCATGTGAGAGCCTCGAACCCATAGATTTCGCGAGGCTAACCGTTTTATGCGGAGAATC
Encoded here:
- a CDS encoding DUF3343 domain-containing protein; translation: MVDTRQLDALVVVSQKDILEAISLLRSAGLQAKVFPTPPSLFTGCSLSIAVASRDLDVSSELLLLAKIEVLLTSYFVDNPVRSFYD